The Candida dubliniensis CD36 chromosome 2, complete sequence genome contains a region encoding:
- a CDS encoding acetate transporter, putative (Similar to S. cerevisiae ATO2;~In S. cerevisiae, required for normal sporulation): MSADLENQQPQDHHLIIENKGNNSNSNSSPYDPHHPITKIETDGDYVTFGNEKYLRSELVEAFGGTLNPGLAPPPKNDFANPAPLGLSAFALTTFVLSLINCEARGVTIPNIVVGLAFFYGGAAQLVAGMFELAVGNTFGGVALSSYGGFWGAWAAIQVDSFGIKAAYINNIEEMHYAVGIFLIGWFIFTFFLMLLTVKSTVAFFLIFFFLSITFLLLAISDFTGKVAIKKAGGVFGLITAFVAWYNAYAGIANPQNSYITVKAIPLPDLQDSTRKNK; this comes from the coding sequence atGTCAGCTGATTTAGaaaatcaacaaccacaagATCATCAtcttattattgaaaataaaggaaacaattccaattccaattcttcaCCTTATGATCCTCATCATCCAATTactaaaattgaaactgaTGGTGATTATGTTACTTTtggtaatgaaaaatatttacgTTCAGAATTAGTTGAAGCATTTGGTGGTACTTTAAATCCAGGATTAGCTCCTCCAcctaaaaatgattttgcTAATCCTGCTCCTTTAGGTTTATCTGCTTTTGCTTTAACAACATTTGTTTTaagtttaattaattgtgAAGCTAGAGGAGTTACTATTCCTAATATAGTGGTGGGGTTAGCATTTTTTTATGGTGGTGCGGCTCAATTAGTGGCAGGAATGTTTGAATTGGCAGTTGGTAATACATTTGGTGGAGTTGCATTAAGTTCATATGGAGGATTTTGGGGAGCATGGGCAGCTATTCAAGTTGATTCATTTGGTATTAAAGCAGcttatattaataatattgaagaaatgCATTATGCTGTTggaatatttttaattggttggtttattttcacattttttttaatgcTTTTAACAGTTAAATCAACAGtagcattttttttaatatttttctttttaagtattacatttttattattggcAATTTCTGATTTTACTGGTAAAGTGGCAATTAAAAAAGCTGGAGGTGTATTTGGTTTAATTACAGCTTTTGTGGCTTGGTATAATGCTTATGCTGGTATTGCTAATCCTCAAAATAGTTATATTACTGTTAAAGCTATTCCATTACCAGATTTACAAGattcaacaagaaaaaataaataa
- a CDS encoding serine/threonine-protein kinase, transcription and stress response, putative (Similar to S. cerevisiae DBF2): MTSFFNRSPKHQSHHYQQQQQQQQHQDVTDISYSMENVSISSNAMMDIDTSYRSSKPTFNNPPQQQQVQNNLFNKENITPLNSPTKSILHNSPQTKSSTSPQHLYNKLVNANYNGNSPQPPSHQQQQQNNNRALQNNINQLQPPLNKRYKLTEEEFYSKANSARTKRLTSIAQLYFLDYYCDMFDYVINRRERTCIVEKNLLTDPIYKNDIIKQQFEWKNYIGRERALLRKRRLKPKHKDFEMITQIGQGGYGQVFLSRKRDTREICALKILNKKLLIKLDETRHVLTERDILTNTRSDWLVKLLYAFQDHEKVFLAMEFVPGGDFRTLLNNTGYLIPPHARFYISEMFAAVNSLHELGFTHRDLKPENFLIDSKGHIKLTDFGLAAGTVCNDRIESMKIKLQNLQNLNDFNEPNSNSNSNDNGYQVPSSLIYERQKIFKQSQQQQQNSNNTTANSIVGSPDYMALEVLEGKNYNYTIDYWSLGCMLFEALCGYPPFSGSKQDETYYNLKHWKTCLRRPQTKDGRYVFSDRTWNLIIKLIASPNNRLQNFKQVQQQNYFNDIKDWNNLRLKTPPFTPQLDNEEDAGYFDDFEDDEMMMKYKDVFARQEQNEQLLEKSNNNNEGITTINTKFGKRFNGSKFNDNFIGFTFKHKSNPNNKFTNGNTNRYANNNNNNNNNNYNNNNGEINLLNMVENGNSRSSRLNPLATLY; encoded by the coding sequence ATGACtagttttttcaatagaTCACCAAAACATCAATctcatcattatcaacaacaacaacaacaacaacaacaccaagaTGTTACTGACATTTCATATTCAATGGAAAATGTCTCTATTTCAAGTAATGCAATGATGGATATTGATACTAGTTATCGTTCATCTAAGCCTACTTTTAACAATCCtcctcaacaacaacaagtacaaaacaatttgtttaataaagaaaatattactCCTTTGAATTCaccaacaaaatcaatattacaTAATTCACCACAAACCAAATCATCTACTTCACCTCAacatttatataataaattggtAAATGCCAATTATAATGGTAATtcaccacaaccaccactgcatcaacagcaacagcaaaaTAACAATCGAGCATTACAAAAcaatattaatcaattacaaccaccattaaataaaagatataaattaactgaagaagaattttatTCCAAAGCCAATAGTGCTAGAACTAAAAGATTAACTTCAATTGctcaattatattttttagattattattgtgATATGTTTGATTATGTTATTAATCGTCGAGAACGAACTTGTatagttgaaaaaaatttattaactgatccaatttataaaaatgatattattaaacaacaatttgaatggaaaaattatattggtAGAGAACGAGCATTATTACGTAAACGAAGATTAAAACCTAAACataaagattttgaaatgaTTACTCAAATTGGTCAAGGAGGTTATGGTCAAGTATTTTTATCAAGGAAAAGAGATACTAGAGAAATTTGTGCActtaaaattttaaataaaaaattattaattaaattagatGAAACAAGACATGTATTAACTGAACGAGATATTTTAACTAATACTAGAAGTGATTGGTtagttaaattattatatgcTTTCCAAGATCATGAAAAAGTTTTCCTTGCAATGGAATTTGTTCCTGGTGGTGATTTTAGaactttattaaataatactGGTTATTTAATTCCCCCTCATGCAAGATTTTATATTAGTGAAATGTTTGCTGCCGTTAATTCATTACATGAATTAGGTTTTACTCATCGTGATTTAAAAccagaaaattttttaattgattcaaaagGTCATATAAAATTAACTGATTTTGGTTTAGCTGCTGGTACTGTTTGTAATGAtagaattgaatcaatgaaaattaaattacaaaatttacaaaatttaaatgattttaatgaaccaaattcaaattcaaattcaaatgataatGGTTATCAAGTACCTTCAAGTTTAATTTATGAACgtcaaaaaattttcaaacaaagtcaacaacaacaacaaaattctaataatactaCTGCTAATTCTATAGTTGGATCACCCGATTATATGGCATTAGAAGTTTTAGAAGggaaaaattataattatactATTGATTATTGGTCATTAGGTTGTATGTTATTTGAAGCATTATGTGGATATCCACCATTTTCTGGTTCAAAACAAGATGAAActtattataatttaaaacaTTGGAAAACTTGTTTAAGAAGACCACAAACTAAAGATGGTAGATATGTTTTCAGTGATCGTACTTggaatttaattattaaattaattgcatcaccaaataatcgattacaaaattttaaacaagttcaacaacaaaattattttaatgatattaaagaTTGGAATAATTTACGATTGAAAACTCCTCCATTTACTCCTCAATTggataatgaagaagatgcaggatattttgatgattttgaagatgatgaaatgatgatgaaatataAAGATGTATTTGCTCGACAAGAACAAAATGaacaattattagaaaaatcaaataataataatgaaggTATTACCACTATTAATACCAAATTTGGTAAACGATTTAATGGATCAaaatttaatgataattttattggatttaCTTTTAAACATAAATCAAATcccaataataaatttactAATGGTAATACTAATCGATATgctaacaataataataataataataataataattataataataataatggtgaaataaatttattaaatatggTAGAAAATGGAAATTCTCGATCAAGTAGATTAAATCCATTAGCTAcattatattaa